The DNA sequence AGACTGGCAATTTTACATGCGCAGGGAGCGGCATACATGGATGATTCGTTTTCGCCCGACGTTGTGCGACGGGCACTCGTACAGCGTTTGGAGAGCCTTCAACGCGCAGGAATACAGGAAGTTCCGCGGCCGCGGGGCGCGGCGGTGGCAAGCGGTGCCGTCTCGCCGCCATTGCCTGCCACCAACTTGCCCGACCGACCTGTCGTCGCTCACCCGCCCAATAGCACCGCGGCTGTGCATGTCGCGCAAGCATCGCCAGCGCCGGTCCGCGCAGGGGCAACTGTGGACAAGCCGGCGCTCACGGCGAAAAACGCTTCACTGTTTGCCTCGCCCGCCTGGGACGGGGCGCCCAAGCTGCCGCACGCCGAACGCGAGATGGCGCTCAATCTGATTTGCGGGCAAGTGCGCGGCTGCGAGCGCTGCGGCGAACTGGCCGCCACGCGCAAGCAAACGGTGTTCGGCGTCGGCAACGCCAGTGCCCGGCTGTGCTTCATGGGCGAAGCGC is a window from the Pirellulales bacterium genome containing:
- a CDS encoding uracil-DNA glycosylase, with protein sequence MDKPALTAKNASLFASPAWDGAPKLPHAEREMALNLICGQVRGCERCGELAATRKQTVFGVGNASARLCFMGEAPGADEDAQGEPFVGRAGQLLNKIIEACTLRRQDVYILNTLKCRPPGNRNPLPTETANCREYL